From Paenibacillus sp. V4I7, one genomic window encodes:
- a CDS encoding DUF1934 domain-containing protein: MTAKERVRIRIESRSGSETTVQKARGDLYRKGNHTYIRYEEEPNELGRTVTLIKLEDNQIRIVRQGDVQAEQTFLPGEKRIGFYQTPQGRLELEIETHELTSEAVHGIGITRWSYDLYASGTHAGTYRIKLLIQEE; the protein is encoded by the coding sequence ATGACGGCTAAAGAGCGCGTGCGGATCCGAATTGAAAGTCGAAGCGGGAGCGAGACTACCGTGCAGAAAGCGCGAGGGGATCTTTATCGTAAAGGCAATCACACGTACATCCGCTATGAAGAAGAGCCGAACGAGCTTGGACGAACAGTGACGCTCATTAAGCTGGAAGACAATCAGATACGAATCGTCCGCCAAGGCGACGTGCAAGCAGAGCAGACATTTCTACCAGGCGAGAAGAGGATTGGCTTTTATCAAACACCTCAAGGTAGATTGGAACTCGAAATCGAGACACATGAGCTAACCTCGGAAGCCGTACATGGCATCGGTATCACAAGGTGGAGCTATGATTTATATGCATCAGGCACTCATGCGGGAACATACAGGATCAAGTTGTTAATTCAGGAGGAGTAA
- a CDS encoding UDP-N-acetylglucosamine 1-carboxyvinyltransferase codes for MEKLMVVGGRPLRGTVQISGAKNSAVALIPAAVLAETSVTLDNLPHLSDVAIYTEILTDLGATIDWNEDRMTIDPSRMKSLPMPNGKVKKLRASYYLMGALLGRFGEATIGLPGGCNFEPRPIDLHIKGFEALGAEVSNENGALKIRAKELRGAKIYLDMASVGATINIMLAASRAKGVTIIENAAKEPEIIDVATLLNSMGAKIKGAGTETIRIEGVTEMHGCRHSIIPDRIQAGTYMIAAAATRGDVTVDNVIPKHMEALTAKLQEMGVHIYEMDESIRVVGQPEYESVDVKALIYPGFATDLQSPMASLLCQAKGVSILTDHVYSNRFKHIPELVRMGAKMKVEGRSAIIEGSQLSSAKVRATDLRAGASLVLAGLSVRTGGITEVSGVEFIDRGYENLVFNLSSLGAEVWRESEE; via the coding sequence TTGGAAAAATTAATGGTGGTCGGGGGACGTCCACTACGGGGAACAGTTCAAATTAGCGGGGCAAAGAATAGTGCAGTTGCACTCATTCCGGCCGCAGTACTTGCTGAAACATCGGTTACTTTGGATAATCTGCCTCATCTAAGTGATGTGGCTATATATACAGAAATTTTGACGGATTTAGGGGCTACCATAGACTGGAACGAAGATCGGATGACGATCGACCCAAGTCGGATGAAATCACTTCCTATGCCGAATGGCAAAGTAAAGAAGCTTAGAGCATCCTACTATTTAATGGGAGCGCTGCTCGGAAGATTTGGAGAGGCGACGATTGGTCTGCCAGGTGGTTGTAACTTCGAACCGCGTCCGATTGATTTGCACATAAAAGGTTTTGAAGCTTTAGGTGCCGAGGTTAGCAATGAGAATGGCGCCTTAAAGATACGCGCGAAAGAGCTGCGCGGTGCCAAAATATACTTAGATATGGCGAGTGTTGGAGCGACGATTAACATCATGCTGGCTGCCTCACGCGCTAAAGGCGTTACGATTATCGAAAATGCGGCCAAAGAGCCTGAAATCATAGATGTGGCAACACTTTTAAACTCGATGGGTGCCAAAATTAAGGGCGCTGGAACAGAGACCATTCGTATCGAAGGCGTAACTGAGATGCATGGTTGCCGCCATTCCATTATTCCTGACCGTATTCAAGCAGGTACGTACATGATTGCTGCAGCGGCTACACGCGGCGATGTGACGGTCGACAATGTCATTCCTAAACATATGGAGGCTCTGACGGCAAAGCTTCAGGAGATGGGCGTTCATATTTATGAAATGGATGAGTCGATTCGTGTTGTGGGACAGCCCGAATATGAAAGCGTCGATGTGAAAGCATTAATTTACCCGGGGTTTGCGACGGACCTACAGTCTCCGATGGCGAGCTTACTTTGCCAAGCTAAAGGAGTTAGCATATTAACGGACCACGTTTATAGTAATCGTTTCAAGCATATTCCTGAGCTTGTGCGTATGGGAGCAAAGATGAAAGTCGAAGGACGCTCAGCGATTATTGAGGGTTCACAGCTTAGTTCAGCTAAAGTGAGAGCAACAGATTTGAGAGCAGGAGCTTCTCTTGTACTCGCGGGACTTAGTGTAAGAACAGGTGGCATCACAGAAGTATCCGGGGTTGAGTTTATTGATCGTGGTTATGAGAACTTGGTATTCAACTTATCTTCACTAGGTGCCGAGGTTTGGCGCGAGAGCGAGGAATAA
- a CDS encoding response regulator, which produces MKKKVLIVDDQNGIRVLLMEVFSNEGYDTYQASNGKLALEIVKNSSPDLILLDMKIPGMDGLDILKHVKAIDASIKVIMMTAYGELDMIKEATDLGAIMHFTKPFDIDELRMAVNMQLNNESSSGFAVGS; this is translated from the coding sequence ATGAAGAAAAAGGTATTGATTGTCGACGATCAAAATGGAATTCGCGTACTACTCATGGAGGTATTCAGTAACGAAGGTTACGATACCTATCAGGCTTCCAATGGCAAGTTGGCCTTGGAAATCGTGAAAAATTCTTCACCTGATCTTATACTACTGGATATGAAAATTCCTGGTATGGACGGTCTGGATATTTTGAAACATGTTAAAGCCATTGATGCATCGATTAAAGTGATTATGATGACAGCTTATGGCGAACTCGATATGATTAAAGAAGCAACGGATTTGGGTGCGATTATGCACTTTACGAAGCCTTTTGATATTGATGAATTGCGTATGGCGGTTAATATGCAGCTTAATAATGAATCAAGCAGCGGTTTTGCAGTGGGATCCTAG
- the argS gene encoding arginine--tRNA ligase yields MDVLNEVKAIVKQAIIEAVTAAGIVDAAQIPEIILEVPKEKTHGDFATNVAMQLTRIAKQNPRQIAEQIIANLQKDKANIAEAEIAGPGFINFKMNKVYLYPVIENVQKLGDRYGATNVGQGLKVQVEFVSANPTGSLHLGHARGAAVGDVLCNVLDLAGYAVSREYYINDAGNQVVNLAKSIEARYLQALGQEAEMPEDGYFGEDIKGFAADLAAEEGDRLLSLPEDERRAYFRTYGLKKELDKIKRDLGRFGVHFDNWFSETSIYEDNLIPPVLQELRDNGHIYEEEGATWLNTTPLGDDKNRVLIKNDGSFTYLTPDIAYHRNKFGRGFERLINIWGADHHGYIPRMKAAMTALGFESDRLVVLIAQMVSLFQNGEKVKMSKRTGKAVTMEDLMDEVGVDPIRYFFAMRSMDSHLDFDMDLAVSQSNENPVFYVQYAHARICSIFRQAEEQNIQVLPLEQVDLSQLTSEAEFDLLRKMGELPEEIAIAADQYAPHRLIRYVYELASQFHSYYRGHYVITDDAALTQARLALLGALRITLANTLRVVGVSAPERM; encoded by the coding sequence ATGGATGTACTAAACGAAGTCAAAGCCATAGTTAAACAAGCTATAATAGAGGCAGTTACAGCTGCAGGCATCGTGGACGCGGCGCAAATACCGGAGATTATTCTTGAGGTCCCGAAAGAGAAGACACACGGGGATTTCGCAACGAATGTCGCGATGCAGCTGACCCGAATTGCTAAGCAGAACCCAAGACAAATTGCCGAGCAAATTATCGCTAACCTGCAAAAGGATAAAGCCAATATCGCAGAAGCGGAAATTGCGGGGCCTGGTTTTATTAATTTTAAAATGAACAAAGTGTACCTATACCCGGTTATTGAAAATGTTCAAAAACTAGGTGATCGCTACGGTGCGACGAACGTCGGTCAAGGGCTTAAAGTGCAAGTGGAATTCGTTAGCGCCAATCCAACAGGTTCTCTGCATTTGGGACATGCTCGTGGAGCGGCAGTGGGGGACGTGCTGTGCAACGTGCTTGATCTGGCTGGATACGCTGTATCCCGAGAGTACTACATCAATGATGCCGGTAACCAAGTGGTCAATTTGGCCAAATCGATCGAAGCTCGCTATCTGCAAGCGCTCGGACAAGAAGCAGAGATGCCGGAAGACGGGTACTTCGGTGAAGATATCAAAGGCTTTGCCGCGGATCTTGCAGCGGAAGAAGGGGATCGCCTTCTCAGCTTGCCAGAAGATGAGCGTCGTGCTTATTTCCGTACCTACGGGTTGAAAAAAGAACTCGACAAAATCAAACGCGATTTAGGTCGCTTTGGTGTTCATTTCGACAACTGGTTCTCCGAAACGTCGATTTATGAAGATAACCTCATTCCACCCGTTCTCCAAGAGCTGCGGGATAATGGACACATATATGAAGAAGAAGGCGCGACTTGGTTAAATACAACACCCCTAGGTGACGACAAGAATCGCGTACTGATTAAGAATGACGGTTCCTTTACTTACCTTACACCGGATATTGCCTACCATCGTAATAAATTTGGGCGCGGCTTTGAGCGTTTGATTAATATTTGGGGCGCGGATCATCATGGCTACATTCCACGGATGAAAGCGGCTATGACAGCGCTTGGTTTTGAATCGGATCGACTCGTTGTGCTAATTGCCCAAATGGTGAGCCTTTTCCAAAATGGGGAAAAGGTGAAAATGTCCAAACGGACGGGCAAAGCAGTCACGATGGAGGATCTCATGGACGAAGTCGGCGTAGACCCGATTCGTTATTTCTTCGCGATGCGCAGCATGGACTCGCATTTGGACTTTGACATGGACTTGGCGGTTTCTCAGTCTAATGAGAACCCTGTGTTCTATGTGCAGTACGCACATGCGCGGATATGCAGCATCTTCCGTCAGGCGGAAGAGCAGAACATCCAGGTACTTCCGCTGGAGCAGGTAGACCTTAGTCAGCTTACTTCGGAAGCTGAGTTCGACTTGCTGCGCAAGATGGGCGAGCTTCCGGAGGAAATTGCCATTGCGGCCGATCAATATGCGCCGCATCGGCTCATCCGCTATGTCTATGAACTGGCAAGCCAGTTCCATAGCTATTACAGAGGCCACTATGTCATCACGGATGACGCGGCCTTAACTCAGGCACGCCTCGCTTTGCTCGGCGCGCTTCGTATTACCTTAGCCAACACGCTTCGCGTGGTTGGCGTATCCGCCCCAGAGCGGATGTAG
- a CDS encoding radical SAM protein, with the protein MNLVYSDLQGNVFDHPDFLALGRNAEMITEILEDELIPLPEGSTLVSLPFTRPVGIDAATGDMKLVEGDYHAVGALLPQGFTRLLLPGYVKTDKSKALPLFGYTAVVWKDDGFYVAARLTDNPYYWNPVHCDSTELEVEVKRLVAKYPDNRLYAHLSNCALGYECLTASNTFLQRWEGAVPVSYSCNAGCFGCISEQPDESGFVAPQTRMNFKPKVEEITQIMLEHLRTPESIISFGQGCEGEPSTQAVIIIDAIKQVREQTKMGYININTNAGLTDHIRGIVDAGLDLMRVSTISALDDHYNAYYKPRAYTLKNVEKSLRYATDKGVITSINYLVFPGVTDREEEIEAMIEFVRRTGLKLIQLRNLNIDPESYLGIIPKARGELLGMKQMIEIFEQELPDVVLGSYSHTPKFYTSDRTVTTVL; encoded by the coding sequence ATGAACTTGGTTTATTCAGACTTACAAGGAAACGTTTTTGACCATCCTGATTTCTTGGCACTTGGTCGAAACGCTGAAATGATAACAGAAATTTTAGAAGATGAGTTAATTCCTCTACCTGAGGGATCGACATTAGTCAGTCTTCCGTTTACACGTCCAGTAGGCATTGATGCCGCAACAGGCGATATGAAGCTGGTTGAGGGAGATTATCACGCCGTTGGGGCCTTGCTGCCGCAAGGCTTCACTAGGCTTCTGCTCCCTGGTTATGTGAAAACGGACAAGTCTAAGGCGCTGCCCCTGTTCGGATATACGGCTGTCGTGTGGAAAGATGACGGTTTCTATGTAGCCGCTCGATTGACGGATAATCCTTATTACTGGAATCCCGTTCATTGTGATTCGACTGAGCTTGAGGTCGAGGTCAAACGGCTGGTTGCTAAGTATCCGGATAATCGGTTATATGCGCATTTGTCCAACTGTGCACTGGGATATGAATGTCTGACAGCTTCGAATACGTTCCTTCAACGTTGGGAGGGTGCCGTTCCGGTCTCCTATTCCTGCAATGCGGGATGCTTTGGCTGTATTTCGGAACAACCGGATGAGAGTGGCTTCGTAGCGCCTCAGACTCGCATGAACTTCAAGCCTAAGGTCGAAGAGATCACTCAGATCATGCTCGAGCATCTGCGGACGCCTGAGAGTATTATCTCTTTTGGACAGGGCTGTGAAGGGGAACCTAGCACGCAGGCTGTGATTATTATCGATGCCATCAAGCAAGTGCGTGAGCAAACGAAGATGGGCTATATTAACATCAACACCAATGCAGGTCTCACAGACCATATCCGCGGCATTGTTGATGCTGGGCTTGATCTCATGCGGGTTAGTACGATAAGCGCGTTGGATGATCACTATAACGCCTACTATAAGCCAAGAGCGTATACGCTCAAAAATGTTGAGAAGTCTCTCCGCTACGCCACAGACAAAGGAGTTATAACTTCGATCAACTATCTCGTATTCCCAGGTGTAACCGATCGAGAGGAAGAGATCGAAGCGATGATCGAATTCGTGCGAAGAACCGGATTGAAATTGATTCAATTGCGCAACCTGAATATTGATCCCGAGAGTTACCTGGGCATTATCCCCAAAGCACGAGGTGAATTGCTTGGGATGAAGCAAATGATTGAGATTTTCGAGCAAGAACTTCCTGATGTTGTATTGGGTTCCTACTCACATACACCGAAGTTCTATACGAGTGACCGAACGGTCACTACGGTGCTCTAA
- the fba gene encoding class II fructose-1,6-bisphosphate aldolase produces MALVSMNEFLPKAKANKFAVGQFNMNNLEFAQAIVEAAIELKSPFIYGVSEGALKYMGIEFTVAIAEAAAKKSGLPIALHLDHGSSFEVAMKCIRAGFSSVMFDGSHYSFEENIRLTKEVVKAARAMGVSVEGELGTIGGVEDDISVDEEHANLAKPEEAIRFYEETGVDCLAIAVGTAHGMYAGEPNIHFDIIEAVSKAIPVPVVLHGGSGVPDEMIRRSIAAGVGKINVNTENQVACTENIRAALAKDAKIYDPRKYLTPARNAMIEVVKSKIQLFGSSNQA; encoded by the coding sequence ATGGCATTGGTTTCAATGAATGAATTTTTACCTAAAGCAAAAGCGAACAAATTCGCGGTGGGTCAATTTAATATGAACAACCTTGAATTCGCTCAAGCGATTGTGGAAGCTGCAATCGAATTAAAATCCCCGTTCATTTATGGTGTTAGCGAAGGCGCACTAAAATATATGGGTATCGAGTTTACAGTAGCAATTGCTGAAGCTGCAGCTAAAAAATCCGGTCTGCCGATCGCTTTGCACTTAGATCATGGCAGTTCCTTTGAAGTAGCAATGAAATGTATCCGTGCAGGATTCAGCTCCGTTATGTTCGATGGTTCCCACTATTCTTTCGAAGAAAACATTCGTTTGACGAAAGAAGTCGTAAAAGCAGCTCGTGCAATGGGCGTATCCGTTGAGGGTGAGCTTGGAACAATTGGCGGCGTTGAGGACGACATCTCTGTTGATGAAGAGCACGCTAACCTTGCAAAACCAGAAGAAGCTATCCGTTTCTACGAAGAAACAGGTGTTGACTGTCTGGCTATCGCTGTAGGTACTGCACATGGTATGTACGCAGGCGAGCCTAACATTCACTTTGATATTATCGAAGCGGTTTCCAAAGCGATTCCAGTTCCTGTTGTTCTACACGGTGGATCCGGCGTTCCTGACGAAATGATTCGTAGATCTATCGCAGCAGGCGTTGGTAAAATCAACGTGAACACAGAGAACCAAGTGGCTTGTACAGAGAATATCCGCGCAGCTCTGGCTAAAGATGCCAAAATTTATGATCCTCGTAAATATCTCACCCCAGCACGTAATGCTATGATCGAAGTAGTAAAATCCAAAATTCAATTGTTCGGAAGCAGCAACCAAGCTTAA
- a CDS encoding CTP synthase: MTKYIFVTGGVVSSLGKGITAASLGRLLKNRGLKVTIQKFDPYINVDPGTMSPYQHGEVFVTDDGAETDLDLGHYERFIDINLSKSSNVTSGKVYSSVITKERRGEYLGGTVQVIPHITNEIKDRVLRAGREAQSDVVITEIGGTVGDIESLPFLEAIRQMKNDIGRENVMYIHVTLIPYIKAAGEVKTKPTQHSVKELRGLGIQPHVIVCRTEHSLTEDMKRKLALFCDIDPAAVIECKDAETLYEVPMMLREQGLDDYVVNHLKLRTNEPDMKEWESLVRKVKSLTKKTEIAIVGKYVALHDAYLSIVEALGHAGIDNDSEINIRWVNAEDIFEHNVHQLLSGVQGILVPGGFGDRGIEGKVEAIRYAREKEIPFFGICLGMQVAVIEYARSVTGLDGANSSEINPTTAYPVIDLLPEQKDIENLGGTMRLGLYPCKVVPGSLAEQCYNDELIYERHRHRYEFNNEYRELIESAGLRISGTSPDGRLVEMVELPGHPWFLAVQFHPEFTSRPNRPQPLFREFVKAAQLIAR; the protein is encoded by the coding sequence GTGACAAAATACATTTTCGTTACGGGAGGCGTAGTTTCATCCCTTGGCAAAGGAATTACAGCAGCGTCCTTAGGGAGATTGCTCAAAAACAGAGGTTTGAAAGTTACTATTCAAAAGTTTGACCCTTACATTAACGTGGATCCGGGAACTATGAGTCCTTATCAGCACGGAGAAGTGTTCGTAACCGACGATGGGGCAGAAACGGATTTGGACTTAGGTCATTATGAGCGTTTTATTGATATTAATCTTTCCAAAAGTTCTAACGTAACCTCAGGTAAAGTATACTCCTCCGTTATTACCAAAGAGCGCAGAGGCGAATATCTGGGTGGTACGGTACAAGTTATCCCGCACATTACGAATGAAATTAAAGATCGCGTCCTTCGTGCAGGCCGTGAAGCGCAATCTGACGTTGTTATTACAGAAATTGGCGGAACCGTGGGCGATATCGAGAGCTTGCCCTTCTTAGAAGCTATACGTCAAATGAAAAATGATATCGGCCGCGAGAATGTCATGTATATTCACGTTACGCTGATTCCTTATATTAAAGCAGCTGGTGAAGTGAAGACGAAACCTACACAACACAGTGTAAAAGAACTACGCGGGCTAGGGATTCAACCTCACGTTATCGTTTGCCGTACAGAACACTCCCTAACGGAAGATATGAAGCGTAAGTTAGCTTTATTCTGTGATATCGATCCTGCAGCTGTAATTGAGTGTAAGGATGCAGAAACTTTATACGAAGTTCCGATGATGCTTCGTGAGCAAGGGCTTGACGATTATGTCGTTAATCACCTGAAACTACGGACGAACGAGCCGGATATGAAGGAATGGGAAAGCCTTGTTCGTAAAGTTAAATCATTAACGAAGAAAACAGAAATTGCGATCGTGGGGAAATACGTTGCGCTGCATGACGCTTACCTAAGTATTGTTGAAGCACTAGGTCATGCCGGCATCGATAATGACTCCGAAATTAATATCCGTTGGGTGAATGCAGAAGATATTTTTGAACATAACGTCCATCAGCTTCTTTCAGGTGTCCAAGGTATTCTTGTACCTGGTGGATTCGGTGATCGCGGTATTGAAGGTAAAGTGGAAGCAATCCGTTATGCCCGTGAAAAGGAAATTCCATTCTTTGGGATTTGCTTGGGTATGCAGGTTGCTGTCATTGAATATGCGCGTTCCGTTACAGGCTTGGATGGCGCGAACAGCTCCGAGATTAATCCTACAACGGCTTATCCGGTTATCGATCTACTGCCAGAGCAGAAGGATATCGAGAATTTAGGCGGTACAATGCGTCTTGGTTTATATCCTTGCAAGGTTGTTCCGGGCTCTCTTGCAGAGCAATGTTACAATGATGAGCTTATCTATGAGAGACATCGTCACCGGTATGAATTTAACAATGAATACCGTGAATTGATTGAATCTGCTGGTTTGCGCATTTCCGGTACGTCACCGGACGGTCGATTGGTTGAGATGGTCGAGCTTCCAGGTCACCCTTGGTTCCTTGCTGTTCAATTCCATCCGGAATTTACATCGCGTCCGAATCGTCCGCAGCCGCTTTTCCGTGAGTTCGTGAAAGCCGCTCAGTTGATCGCTCGTTAA
- the rho gene encoding transcription termination factor Rho yields MSMQLAELEVLKLTELYKLAKKHQIQYYGTLKKKELIFAILRAQAAESGLMFMQGVLEILQEGFGFLRPINYLPSSEDIYISASQIRKFDLRSGDIVSGKCRPPKENERYFGLLQVEAVNGEKPETAAERLHFPALTPLYPDTRITLETEPNKISMRIMDLLAPVGLGQRGLIVAPPKAGKTLLLKEIANSISTNYPEIELFVLLIDERPEEVTDMQRSVKGEVVASTFDELPENHIKVAELVLERAMRLVEHKKDVVILMDSITRLARAYNLVVPASGRTLTGGIDPAAFHRPKRFFGAARNIEEGGSLTILATALVETGSRMDDVIYEEFKGTGNLELHLDRKMAERRIFPAIDIRRSGTRREEALLGKDELEKVWALRKGMNDSHEYTESFIKKLADTKTNQEFLDSLASPSVGSTGVNKGKVKNSAS; encoded by the coding sequence ATGAGCATGCAGCTTGCTGAGCTTGAAGTACTCAAGCTTACTGAATTATATAAACTAGCTAAGAAACATCAGATCCAATACTACGGTACGCTGAAGAAAAAAGAACTCATCTTTGCAATTTTACGTGCACAAGCTGCTGAGAGCGGTCTAATGTTCATGCAAGGTGTTCTCGAGATCCTTCAGGAAGGCTTTGGATTCTTGCGTCCAATTAATTACCTTCCAAGCTCAGAGGACATTTATATCTCGGCTTCTCAGATTCGCAAATTTGATTTGCGGTCCGGGGACATTGTATCGGGCAAATGTCGTCCGCCCAAGGAGAATGAGCGCTATTTCGGGCTTCTTCAAGTTGAAGCGGTGAATGGAGAGAAGCCGGAAACGGCAGCGGAACGACTTCATTTCCCTGCGTTGACACCGCTTTATCCAGACACTCGGATTACGCTCGAAACGGAGCCAAATAAGATTTCCATGCGTATCATGGATTTGCTTGCTCCTGTAGGTCTAGGTCAACGTGGTTTGATCGTAGCACCTCCTAAAGCAGGGAAAACATTATTGCTTAAGGAAATTGCCAACAGTATTTCCACCAATTATCCTGAAATTGAACTCTTCGTTCTGCTCATTGATGAGCGGCCAGAGGAAGTTACGGATATGCAGCGTTCAGTTAAAGGGGAAGTTGTTGCATCTACCTTTGATGAACTTCCTGAGAATCATATCAAGGTCGCAGAGCTAGTTTTAGAACGCGCGATGCGTCTAGTTGAACATAAGAAAGATGTTGTCATTCTCATGGACAGTATTACCCGGTTGGCTAGGGCCTATAACCTTGTGGTTCCTGCTTCGGGCCGGACGCTAACGGGTGGTATAGACCCTGCTGCCTTTCATCGGCCTAAACGTTTCTTCGGGGCCGCTCGTAACATTGAAGAAGGCGGCAGTTTGACGATTCTTGCTACAGCTCTTGTAGAAACAGGATCACGTATGGATGATGTCATTTATGAAGAATTTAAAGGTACAGGTAATTTAGAGCTTCATCTTGACCGTAAAATGGCTGAACGCCGTATTTTCCCTGCAATTGATATTCGTAGATCCGGTACGCGCCGCGAGGAAGCACTCCTTGGCAAAGATGAGCTCGAGAAAGTATGGGCACTTCGCAAAGGGATGAACGATTCGCATGAATATACAGAATCCTTCATTAAGAAGCTTGCCGATACGAAGACCAATCAAGAGTTTTTGGACTCTTTGGCATCCCCTTCAGTAGGATCTACAGGGGTTAACAAAGGTAAGGTCAAGAATTCAGCTTCCTAA
- the rpoE gene encoding DNA-directed RNA polymerase subunit delta has translation MSSEYTLKITTEQAREMPMVDLAFELLKSANTPFYYRDLMAEIAKIKGLSEQHVMQVIAQLYTEINIDGRFACVGTNLWGLKRWYPVEKSDDAVGNAKRPRIINDEDDDLDEDIYAEEEDTYAEEDEYDTFGTETEEEEAEEDTEFFEDEEIEEDLGEAGIEETDEDSEDDLDEDSDEGDEEDDLDEEAEDGK, from the coding sequence ATGAGTAGCGAATACACACTCAAAATCACCACAGAGCAAGCGCGCGAAATGCCCATGGTGGATTTGGCGTTTGAATTACTGAAGTCGGCGAATACGCCGTTTTACTATCGTGACCTGATGGCTGAAATTGCTAAAATAAAAGGGCTGTCCGAGCAGCATGTTATGCAAGTGATTGCCCAACTATATACGGAAATCAACATCGATGGACGTTTTGCTTGCGTGGGTACGAACCTATGGGGTTTGAAACGCTGGTATCCTGTCGAGAAATCAGACGATGCGGTTGGTAACGCGAAGCGTCCAAGAATCATTAACGACGAAGATGACGATCTGGATGAAGACATCTACGCGGAGGAAGAAGATACATACGCAGAAGAAGATGAGTACGATACATTTGGTACCGAAACCGAAGAGGAAGAGGCGGAAGAGGATACTGAATTCTTCGAAGATGAAGAGATCGAAGAGGATCTTGGTGAAGCGGGTATTGAAGAAACAGACGAAGATAGCGAAGACGATTTAGATGAGGATTCCGATGAGGGAGACGAGGAAGACGATTTGGATGAAGAGGCTGAAGACGGCAAATAA
- a CDS encoding S8 family peptidase produces the protein MDIATFLHLLHEEIGLTKHSGKKHLIHFSSAKDYYACKSALKRMKSQFVNLSKVRDLSIIHAFSCTLRPDTKLRGIPGMPSIVEDTKITVHQAMSNKITSRRSSNISGSHTIPWGIDQVGAPEVWNKSVGQNIRIGVIDTGIDYNHPDLRNSISRGINLLNRSMLPYDDNGHGTHIAGTIAAAGRHSGIVGVAPRSIVHPVKAFDHAGSAYVSDIIAGIDWCVHNDLDIINMSFGMKSYNRSLEQAVMNAYYRGKVIVASSGNDGKKKTVDYPARFPQVVSVGATTRLGKIAPFSNRGKQIDIYAPGERVYSSWLNGKYNELSGTSMATAHVSGVIALMLSIKPMSPLQIKSALRRCAIGLNKRENTRWKPGHLNARRAIRAARQG, from the coding sequence ATGGATATAGCCACCTTTCTTCATTTGCTTCATGAGGAAATCGGTCTCACCAAGCATTCTGGCAAGAAGCACCTCATCCATTTCTCATCGGCTAAGGACTACTATGCATGCAAATCTGCGCTGAAACGAATGAAGTCTCAGTTCGTAAATCTTTCCAAGGTCCGCGATCTTAGTATCATTCACGCCTTCTCCTGCACGCTTCGTCCCGATACCAAGCTCAGAGGTATCCCCGGTATGCCAAGCATCGTAGAGGATACCAAAATAACTGTTCATCAAGCGATGAGCAACAAAATCACCTCCAGACGATCAAGCAATATATCGGGCTCTCACACGATACCTTGGGGCATCGATCAAGTAGGCGCGCCTGAAGTCTGGAACAAATCGGTAGGTCAGAACATTCGGATCGGGGTCATCGATACCGGAATCGATTACAATCATCCTGACTTACGCAATTCGATCTCACGGGGCATCAATTTATTAAACCGCAGCATGCTGCCCTATGATGACAATGGACATGGCACACATATCGCCGGAACCATCGCGGCAGCTGGCCGCCATTCAGGGATTGTCGGTGTTGCTCCAAGATCCATCGTTCATCCGGTAAAAGCATTTGACCACGCTGGAAGCGCTTATGTCTCGGACATTATTGCCGGTATTGATTGGTGCGTTCATAACGACCTCGATATTATCAATATGAGTTTCGGTATGAAATCATACAACCGTTCTCTCGAGCAAGCTGTCATGAACGCGTATTACAGAGGTAAAGTCATCGTAGCTTCATCCGGCAATGACGGCAAAAAGAAAACGGTCGATTACCCCGCCCGCTTCCCCCAGGTCGTCTCCGTTGGAGCCACAACCCGCTTAGGCAAAATCGCTCCCTTCAGCAACCGAGGGAAGCAAATTGATATCTATGCACCAGGTGAACGGGTCTACTCGTCCTGGCTTAACGGCAAATACAACGAGCTAAGTGGCACTTCGATGGCCACTGCCCATGTCAGCGGCGTCATCGCCTTGATGTTATCGATCAAGCCGATGTCGCCGCTGCAGATTAAAAGTGCGCTGCGGCGCTGCGCGATTGGCCTTAACAAGCGAGAGAATACGCGCTGGAAGCCCGGACATTTGAATGCTCGGCGAGCGATCCGGGCGGCGCGGCAGGGCTGA